A section of the Ovis canadensis isolate MfBH-ARS-UI-01 breed Bighorn chromosome 1, ARS-UI_OviCan_v2, whole genome shotgun sequence genome encodes:
- the LOC138424749 gene encoding large ribosomal subunit protein eL21, whose protein sequence is MTNTKGKRRGTRYMFSRPFRKHGVVPLATYMRIYRKGDIVDIKGMGTVQKGMPHKCYHGKTGRVYNVTQHAVGIIVNKQVKGKILAKRINVRIEHIKHSKSRDSFLKRVKENDQKKKEAKEKGTWVQLKRQPAPPREAHFVRTNGKEPELLEPIPYEFMA, encoded by the coding sequence ATGACCAACACAAAGGGAAAGAGGCGGGGCACCCGCTACATGTTCTCCAGGCCTTTCAGAAAACATGGAGTTGTTCCTTTGGCCACATACATGCGAATCTACAGGAAGGGTGATATTGTAGATATCAAGGGAATGGGTACTGTTCAAAAAGGAATGCCCCACAAATGTTACCATGGCAAAACAGGGAGAGTCTACAATGTTACCCAGCATGCTGTTGGCATCATTGTAAACAAACAAGTTAAGGGCaagattcttgccaagagaattaaTGTGCGTATTGAGCATATTAAGCACTCTAAGAGCCGAGATAGCTTCCTGAAACGTGTGAaggaaaatgatcagaaaaagaaggaagccaaAGAGAAAGGGACTTGGGTTCAGCTGAAGCGCCAGCCTGCTCCACCTAGAGAAGCACACTTTGTGAGGACCAATGGAAAGGAACCCGAACTGTTGGAGCCCATCCCCTATGAATTCATGGCCTGA